A window from Cryptomeria japonica chromosome 1, Sugi_1.0, whole genome shotgun sequence encodes these proteins:
- the LOC131036614 gene encoding uncharacterized protein LOC131036614 — translation MLEGRALVGETDMSQKMQDYAMLCAYEALDLHEVTEYEAIARFIKKKFDETYGIAWQCIVGFSFGSSITHVSGTFICFHVEKLAFLLFKDALFKEEQGQMGFACGKVNLAFMKQ, via the exons ATGTTGGAAGGCAGGGCACTTGTTGGGGAAACAGATATGTCAcaaaaaatgcaagattatgccatgTTATGTGCCTACGAGGCTCTTGATTTGCATGAAGTTACTGAATACGAAGCCATTGCTCGTTTCATTAAGAAG AAGTTCGACGAAACATATGGAATTGCATGGCAATGCATAGTTGGGTTCAGTTTTGGATCATCTATTACCCATGTCAGTGGAACATTTATTTGTTTCCACGTGGAGAAATTGGCTTTTCTGCTCTTCAAAGATGCACTTTTCAAGGAGGAACAGGGTCAAATGGGCTTTGCATGTGGTAAGGTAAACTTGGCATTTATGAAGCAATGA